One window from the genome of Paramisgurnus dabryanus chromosome 20, PD_genome_1.1, whole genome shotgun sequence encodes:
- the c20h10orf71 gene encoding cardiac-enriched FHL2-interacting protein isoform X1 has protein sequence MLEMSSLEKLHTGRGSMQGHGRFSDGFSDCGGSFMDDTDREVSNLTDRAFRSLCIGEEAIYNDTEFSSPTERHKAFGEEQQQKTESSYGVGEVGAQSETASTFQHSYVDVTHQEQVFKAGSLSYTNNGSKEVTWQQGRSASRVSSLIKAFSSGECYQDRGAYDVIMAKDNFRDPGHESWDKSALLNIHRDLSEFSSGYHQNFMSGPFQTYRNHFYTSDVAAAVAQMDTAVMMKSSQSKFKALNSTNSFFHSEFSPFQLWEDYNRFPFESTKTPGFMSANEIPRWYDSPMYKELKDTHTIPNYSLCESRRFSQDVIQSQRSRSTVMQKAYAVEKRCESETASNCPPWKKSNNFVKNKLPSNRPSTVSPTNEKTCRPDSSLFGNTKVTQEFQHKVEKVVDSAQPSNVTPFNITQLLTPVIHNRQETETSEIQQTPHTPSLSDCSPQGEADPKSLSDAKLLRDSYKTKASSLLFNLKDNRKRVKSTYSPTKFKGLEVTDRNKQPSKLEGRESRFSDLLSPETAQESFIEIDPWTSKNQIQEHSIAPFTPKNHVGDNLTLTSPQIPNGARNYNFHHGSSQGHFLSPDLLTNTESTQRELSSHNLSTQDKSSVTSEGQLKDLSSTVSPTRPEIAKTHLPAHQTSEQRFGSSQNDPKQRQDYVRETHLEYNQNEAVKERSLWDQTGSVNSTDRETLTINGRCEAEPFKGETASQIQTDKQKAIAKQYSPSTNNSFSIRKETYMQKVNEDIKLGRLAKEEDPTFRKTYSDTPVVHDNQLNTFSKDNYQNKASSPPKEGQAYRGLQKYTVKNDLVEMLHSERDSRASSKRKPTQKTSEQRALYAPSDENKDPNVSYQQYRYEANKQWRMTSGNEDKHIKDNAWTLEKTAEMLEHNGTKDNISSRLSSAQQNMLQKTMVSQKELHANSASQDKVSVNKISDQNTSVPSRKEDRFCINDILAIRDNEHANSIKEKNVSVGDLARSENPQNLIKNDTAEQKPNITGAIKEQEAQGYKVPDYSPAAGYLKKDLNNVNEGLANINMDRKDKLMCKNNDRVATGALAYKERGQSKQEILTSKLTAQAQKEILAIKEKGFGKRGIFARNTTKQSMSISSETVHDGQEGHTAKKEKEITADRLKHLFRDITYSSVTQHKEVIKTHNDHPAYGSPPSREQQSMESQEAIPTVASDKKSLATERQRDSLKHDRRPAGDEETSKEAFIRNEQVKNIKTYQPARITEDTQIGRIGLIDINPKEQLAATSPFEAKLNRHLTPSVKTENYTSHNPPALHSENQTMQTEKRNRQAQYKYSEQVVTEPKDIFTIKKDDKSPAKSIEDQKVNSGLNQTSQKSTDEQQDILGLDRYVPKVEKSTVHHNSGLTAAVEQSKNEPIKNSCGIKVSQMTSSSNDMMVQNGNPPAKLLTESAKSQLTVKPQTNTMNPDEEQFKNRNYMHSSGLNPGMKATSSVETTENNTVTTNDLVLPKTKDLETLESLVKDAEAAISKNNTTSINDVKQNKISPVKAVETAPADKLLVSQSESETNKKSLKQMPSDDANESLHKKENAKELRESASDTYKEDLLRPIGTAYKDENPESVKESQKVTPENTISNLHKVAKDSTEVNTSIQHTVSTGEETTQKDNTDLVSMQNVDFTENDSHTEEEPAEEPMIFNIFVSSKTENPSNDEPMIFTICVSSTIYSDEQQNPVQEEDKSSAKTEICVIKVDSIEKDQDGNKSIDHRKTELSSNINAEKETMVRNSEQPAQTSMENQDKPNEGMDKHCKPTEIENISTSNENLMAKYELPDRNHSHLNRSLESKEKSSDDINTQIHAEELRKTSDQQASLRETQLLKKNDIEIKQQANSPVKEQHCDIPSITVLSKMSEKQQITENDKLKLATCSRNDTLIPKDAKNGEKQDHDTENIEAMKQSRRTGDSQLKDKKVEEQVRNTEKVQRLRKTENITDDVSTRKSPLKIEDVSLTAKEPAATSDSTKTATTAEVLKTSISNATVAKHTFNTKLTETTGIRQTLSHVKDTFLVQNTTTKDQKTEYAKQDDCTGTVQRHSVSAITRQSENTGTGQALSHATKKPQKVDNGDKRSDTFLVQNTITKDQKIEYAKQDDCTGTVQRHSVSAKTKQSETTGTGQTLSHATKKPQKVDCEDKRSDAFLVQNNTSKDQKTDYAKQDYCKGTVQKYPVSAKTKQSETTGTGQTLSHATKKPQRLDNEDKSSDTFLVQNNTSKDQKTDYAKQDDGTGTVQRHSVSATTKQSETTGTGQTLSQATKKPQKADNEDKRSDAFLVQNNNSKDQIAEYAKQDDCTGTVQRHSVSATTKQTETTGTGQTLSHATKKPQWVDNEDKRSDTFLFQNNNSKDQIAEYAKQDDCTGTVQRHSVSATTKQTETTGTGQTLSYATKKPQKVDNEDKRSDAFLVQNNTSNDRKTDYAKQDYSTGTVQRHSVSATAKQSENTGTGQTLSQATKKPQKVDNEDKRSDEFLIQNTITKDQKIDSAKQDYCVGTVQRRSVSAKTKQSETTSTGQTLSHATKKPYKVDNEDKRSDTFLVQNIITKDQNIEYAKQNDCTGTVQRQSVSAKDAQVLQNLIKGDLEEKKTKPDKNQAGFNTHNEITNRMKMVSKNGASTHVNNYLGKGSIIGEDVCAVVKRDQTSFEVPNIHLKDIRLPTNKVSSKQELIEDHKKKESQRETREGVVTENMGNKDFTKQRNLQVNSLIAQNIWMDNMKETGERTPKQKDYLGKEITPPKKDSQRRMSPLLKQEAVQKQERKNSDKIQKEDSGILRPSGHLNNDGNLKVNENRSSFREKKERNSETITDQHQLGKGILEPKGNVSYASQQDNKSDVIPSKPEAAQKNKKVTRPEISALADYARLRVISVENDTKETDILPKIDFYYSHDHSVRGLPQNAHGNVSFLDPVGEFKGEAHSVEREKGKNPKPLQFLQRDKETFSPQNRSNSSFFSAQPKLTDKESNTKPSFMEETNREVHHKISQSKNLHAENHLALQAEARSGHFRSRQVDHEKATENVPHSVRQKSPLPLQAVSATVKTEQNPINTISPAREETEELQYYTVNALDSDVKLKETPKPPQDTSRSEPPSSLDKITHNKDGAHKSEEEINEDRSFLQSLLEYGKVQMTGPRSNSSSPAMGKPTMFKVKDNTIRTSSVTKTVKPCFHRSFSDDFSMGSPMEHLSGSEKGDEEHIQPVNSPVIHEPATASQWLSKSRETRPQNILPSAEFAAKQLKSHQRSQNLEDEDTRCVMSEDVVNVRAPYSPKIFREIHRNTYQRPASACYERPESSCYERPESACSDIRPLGKPPSVPPKTEKGLRRAQRLTTRRMKKAENKTTPENQEQLAPEPIRNVSTVPSSSSLSKHLPVQATPHLSHYSAESNFTTPMHGMVAQPFTMTQRKLLQDPNSGQFFMVDVPLAVKTKTFYDPETGKYVQLNIRPRSQSAHSHPTPVEVLNGPYMLYPGFLPVPASSLPSIRPSSQLSAPTTVTGDQFDPGTDVWKQTQQKYSINSRGQPESAYRSYEHIRDPSLNAQNNFGGSERRTDIITMSELEDFAMESA, from the coding sequence ATGCTTGAAATGAGCTCCCTGGAAAAGCTCCATACAGGACGAGGAAGCATGCAGGGTCACGGCAGATTCTCGGATGGCTTTAGTGACTGCGGCGGCAGCTTTATGGACGACACGGACAGAGAAGTGAGCAACCTCACCGATCGTGCCTTCAGGAGCCTGTGCATCGGAGAAGAGGCCATATACAATGACACTGAATTCTCTTCTCCTACGGAACGCCATAAGGCTTTCGGAGAGGAACAGCAGCAGAAGACGGAAAGTTCATACGGCGTTGGGGAGGTGGGAGCACAGTCTGAGACGGCCTCGACATTCCAACATTCCTATGTGGATGTAACCCATCAGGAGCAGGTGTTTAAAGCGGGAAGTTTGTCTTATACAAACAATGGCTCGAAGGAGGTGACGTGGCAGCAGGGCAGAAGTGCATCAAGGGTTTCCTCTCTAATCAAAGCCTTTAGTTCTGGAGAGTGTTACCAGGATAGAGGGGCATATGATGTTATAATGGCAAAGGATAATTTTAGAGACCCCGGGCATGAATCGTGGGACAAATCAGCTCTGTTAAACATTCATAGAGACCTTTCCGAGTTCTCCTCAGGATACCATCAGAATTTTATGTCAGGCCCATTTCAGACTTACAGAAATCATTTTTATACATCAGATGTGGCCGCTGCCGTTGCCCAGATGGACACAGCGGTCATGATGAAATCTTCGCAAAGTAAGTTCAAAGCACTGAACTCTACAAACAGTTTTTTCCACAGCGAATTCAGTCCCTTCCAGCTATGGGAGGACTACAACAGGTTCCCATTTGAAAGCACAAAAACGCCAGGTTTTATGTCAGCGAACGAAATCCCTAGGTGGTACGATTCTCCCATGTACAAAGAGCTAAAGGACACCCACACAATTCCAAACTACTCCCTGTGCGAAAGCAGGCGCTTCAGTCAGGACGTCATCCAAAGTCAGCGCTCCAGGTCCACGGTCATGCAAAAAGCTTACGCCGTCGAGAAAAGGTGCGAATCTGAGACGGCCTCAAACTGTCCGCCCTGGAAGAAAAGTAATAACTTTGTTAAGAACAAACTTCCGAGCAACCGACCCTCCACGGTCTCACCGACTAATGAGAAAACATGTAGGCCAGATTCTAGTTTGTTTGGTAACACCAAAGTTACACAAGAGTTTCAACACAAAGTTGAGAAAGTTGTTGACAGCGCCCAGCCTAGCAATGTGACACCATTTAACATCACTCAGCTTCTCACACCAGTGATTCACAATAGACAAGAAACAGAAACGTCTGAAATCCAGCAGACTCCACACACTCCCTCCCTTTCGGATTGTTCCCCTCAGGGTGAAGCTGACCCGAAATCTCTGTCTGATGCGAAACTTCTGCGTGACAGTTACAAAACCAAAGCTTCAAGTTTGCTCTTCAACCTTAAAGACAATCGAAAACGAGTCAAAAGCACATACAGTCCCACTAAATTTAAAGGTTTGGAGGTAACAGATCGAAACAAGCAGCCCTCCAAGTTGGAAGGACGTGAATCCAGATTTTCAGATCTTCTATCCCCAGAAACAGCTCAGGAGAGTTTTATAGAAATAGACCCATGGACTTCCAAAAACCAAATCCAAGAGCACAGCATAGCCCCCTTCACCCCTAAAAATCATGTCGGTGATAATTTGACTTTAACTTCCCCTCAAATTCCGAATGGAGCTCGTAATTACAACTTCCACCATGGAAGTTCACAAGGTCACTTTCTCAGCCCAGATCTGCTGACTAACACAGAAAGTACTCAGCGTGAGCTCTCATCACACAACCTTTCAACACAGGATAAAAGCTCGGTGACTTCAGAAGGTCAATTAAAAGACCTCAGCAGTACTGTTAGTCCTACTAGACCAGAAATAGCAAAGACTCACTTACCAGCACATCAAACATCAGAGCAGAGATTTGGTTCGAGTCAAAATGATCCAAAACAAAGACAGGACTATGTGAGGGAAACACATTTGGAGTACAACCAAAATGAAGCTGTTAAAGAAAGAAGTCTGTGGGACCAGACTGGTTCTGTAAATTCCACAGACAGGGAAACTTTAACTATCAATGGCAGATGTGAAGCAGAGCCGTTTAAGGGAGAAACAGCATCACAGATTCAAACGGACAAACAAAAAGCCATTGCCAAGCAGTACTCGCCATCTACAAACAATAGTTTTTCTATTCGAAAGGAAACTTACATGCAAAAAGTGAATGAAGATATAAAACTGGGTCGACTTGCAAAGGAAGAAGACCCAACATTCAGGAAAACCTACAGTGATACACCTGTGGTACACGACAACCaattaaacacattttcaaAGGACAACTACCAAAATAAAGCATCATCTCCACCAAAGGAAGGGCAAGCCTATAGGGGTTTACAAAAATACACCGTCAAGAACGATCTTGTAGAGATGCTGCATTCAGAAAGAGATTCACGTGCGTCTTCTAAAAGAAAACCAACACAAAAGACATCTGAACAGAGAGCTCTGTATGCACCTTCAGATGAGAATAAAGATCCAAATGTTTCTTATCAGCAATACAGGTATGAGGCAAACAAACAGTGGCGCATGACATCAGGAAACGAAGATAAGCATATTAAAGACAATGCATGGACATTAGAGAAAACAGCAGAGATGCTGGAACATAATGGTACCAAGGATAACATTTCCAGTAGGTTGTCAAGTGCGCAGCAAAACATGCTACAAAAAACAATGGTGAGCCAAAAAGAGTTGCATGCAAATTCTGCTTCACAGGATAAAGTTTCAGTAAACAAAATCTCAGATCAAAATACTAGTGTACCATCTAGAAAAGAAGACCGATTCTGCATCAATGATATTCTTGCCATAAGAGATAATGAGCATGCAAATAGTATAAAGGAGAAGAACGTTTCTGTTGGTGATCTGGCAAGATCTGAAAATCCACAAAATCTAATAAAAAATGACACAGCTGAGCAGAAACCAAACATAACCGGGGCAATTAAAGAGCAAGAGGCTCAGGGCTACAAAGTACCAGACTATAGCCCAGCAGCTGGATATCTGAAAAAAGATCTTAATAACGTAAACGAAGGCCTGGCAAATATTAACATGGACAGAAAAGACAAACTGATGTGCAAAAACAATGACAGAGTTGCAACAGGAGCACTTGCTTACAAGGAAAGAGGCCAAAGCAAACAAGAAATACTGACATCTAAATTGACAGCACAAGCTCAGAAGGAAATATTAGCAATTAAAGAAAAGGGTTTTGGAAAACGAGGCATTTTTGCAAGAAATACAACAAAACAGAGTATGAGTATTAGCAGTGAAACAGTGCATGATGGTCAAGAGGGTCATACTGcgaagaaagaaaaagaaatcacAGCAGATAGGCTAAAACATTTGTTTCGGGATATCACTTATTCGAGTGTAACCCAACATAAAGAAGTTATTAAAACACACAATGATCATCCGGCATATGGATCTCCCCCATCAAGGGAACAGCAATCCATGGAATCTCAAGAAGCCATTCCGACTGTAGCTTCGGATAAGAAAAGTTTGGCTACAGAAAGGCAGAGGGACTCTTTAAAGCATGACAGACGTCCGGCTGGTGATGAAGAGACATCAAAAGAAGCATTTATAAGAAATGAACaagtgaaaaatattaaaacctaCCAGCCAGCCAGAATCACAGAAGACACACAAATAGGTAGGATAGGCTTAATAGATATCAATCCTAAGGAGCAGCTAGCAGCCACATCACCCTTTGAGGCAAAGTTAAATAGACATTTGACACCATCAGTCAAGACAGAGAACTACACATCCCATAATCCACCTGCACTCCATTCTGAAAATCAAACGATGCAGACTGAAAAGAGAAATCGTCAAGCTCAATATAAATACTCTGAACAAGTTGTGACTGAACCTAAAGATATCTTTACTATCAAAAAGGATGACAAGTCTCCGGCTAAAAGCATTGAAGATCAAAAAGTGAACAGTGGTTTGAATCAAACCTCTCAAAAGAGCACTGATGAGCAACAGGACATTTTGGGATTGGACAGATATGTACCCAAAGTTGAAAAATCTACTGTACATCATAACAGTGGGCTTACTGCTGCAGTAGAGCAGTCTAAAAATGAACCTATTAAAAATAGCTGTGGGATTAAAGTTAGTCAAATGACATCCTCATCAAATGACATGATGGTTCAAAATGGAAATCCACCTGCTAAACTTCTAACCGAATCTGCCAAATCGCAGCTTACCGTTAAACCTCAAACCAATACAATGAATCCAGATGAAGAGCAGTTTAAAAATAGAAACTATATGCATAGTTCTGGACTCAATCCAGGTATGAAAGCAACATCATCAGTGGAGACTACTGAAAACAACACCGTAACAACAAATGACCTGGTCTTACCAAAAACAAAAGATCTAGAAACTCTAGAAAGTTTGGTTAAAGATGCAGAAGCAGCAATAAGCAAGAATAATACAACAAGCATAAATgatgtaaaacaaaataaaatttctCCAGTAAAGGCTGTGGAAACTGCACCTGCAGACAAATTGTTGGTGAGTCAGTCAGAATCAGAAACAAATAAGAAATCACTGAAACAAATGCCATCAGATGATGCAAATGAAAGCCTCCATAAGAAGGAAAATGCAAAGGAACTTCGAGAAAGTGCCAGCGACACATATAAAGAAGACCTACTAAGACCAATAGGAACTGCATATAAAGACGAGAATCCTGAGTCGGTGAAAGAGTCTCAAAAAGTGACACCTGAAAACACAATAAGTAATCTCCATAAAGTAGCCAAAGATTCGACAGAAGTAAACACTTCCATCCAACATACAGTTTCGACTGGGGAGGAAACAACTCAAAAGGATAATACAGACCTGGTTTCCATGCAGAATGTGGATTTCACAGAAAATGACTCACATACTGAAGAGGAGCCTGCAGAAGAACCCATgatattcaatatttttgtgtCAAGCAAAACAGAAAACCCTTCAAATGATGAACCTATGATATTTACCATATGTGTGTCAAGTACAATTTACAGTGATGAGCAACAAAATCCAGTACAAGAAGAAGATAAAAGTTCTGCTAAAACTGAGATATGTGTGATAAAAGTTGATAGCATTGAAAAAGATCAAGATGGAAATAAGAGTATTGATCATAGAAAGACTGAACTGTCATCAAACATTAATGCAGAAAAAGAAACCATGGTTAGAAACTCTGAGCAACCTGCGCAAACATCTATGGAAAACCAAGATAAACCGAATGAGGGCATGGATAAACACTGTAAACCAACTGAGATAGAGAATATCAGTACATCTAATGAGAACCTCATGGCGAAATATGAACTTCCTGACAGAAATCACAGTCATCTCAACAGATCTCTGGAATCAAAAGAGAAAAGCTCAGatgatataaacacacaaatacatgCAGAAGAGTTAAGAAAAACATCAGATCAGCAAGCGTCCCTCAGAGAAACACAACTTTTAAAGAAGAATGACATTGAAATTAAGCAGCAAGCAAACAGTCCAGTAAAAGAACAACATTGTGATATCCCTTCAATAACTGTCCTGTCCAAAATGTCTGAAAAGCAACAGATTACAGAAAACGACAAATTGAAGCTAGCTACTTGTTCAAGAAATGACACTCTAATACCAAAAGATGCAAAAAATGGTGAAAAACAAGATCACGACACTGAGAATATTGAAGCAATGAAGCAAAGCAGGAGAACTGGTGATAGTCAGTTAAAGGATAAGAAAGTTGAAGAACAAGtgagaaacacagagaaagtacAAAGATTGAGAAAGACAGAAAACATTACTGACGATGTCTCTACTAGAAAGTCCCCATTGAAAATTGAAGATGTGTCCTTGACAGCTAAGGAACCTGCAGCCACTagtgattcaacaaaaacagcAACGACTGCTGAGGTTTTAAAGACATCTATTTCTAATGCAACTGTGGCAAAGCACACATTCAACACCAAACTGACTGAAACTACAGGTATCAGGCAGACATTGTCTCATGTCAAAGATACATTTCTGGTCCAAAATACCACCACAAAAGATCAGAAAACCGAGTATGCAAAACAAGATGATTGTACGGGGACTGTGCAAAGACACTCTGTTTCAGCCATAACCAGACAGAGTGAAAATACAGGTACTGGGCAGGCATTGTCTCATGCCACTAAGAAACCTCAAAAGGTAGACAATGGAGACAAAAGGTCAGATACATTTCTTGTCCAAAATACTATCACAAAAGATCAGAAAATTGAGTATGCGAAACAAGATGATTGTACTGGGACTGTGCAAAGACACTCTGTCTCAGCCAAAACCAAGCAGAGTGAAACTACAGGTACTGGGCAGACATTGTCTCATGCCACTAAGAAACCTCAAAAGGTGGACTGTGAAGACAAAAGGTCAGATGCATTTCTGGTCCAAAATAATACCTCAAAAGATCAGAAAACCGACTATGCAAAACAAGATTATTGTAAGGGGACTGTGCAAAAATACCCTGTCTCAGCCAAAACCAAGCAGAGTGAAACTACAGGCACTGGGCAGACATTGTCTCATGCCACTAAGAAACCTCAAAGGTTAGACAATGAAGACAAAAGTTCAGATACATTTCTGGTCCAAAATAATACCTCAAAAGATCAGAAAACCGACTATGCAAAACAAGATGATGGTACGGGGACTGTGCAAAGACACTCAGTCTCAGCCACAACAAAGCAGAGTGAAACTACAGGAACTGGGCAGACATTGTCTCAGGCCACTAAGAAACCTCAAAAGGCAGACAATGAAGACAAAAGGTCAGATGCATTTCTTGTCCAAAATAATAACTCAAAAGATCAGATAGCGGAGTATGCAAAACAAGATGATTGTACGGGGACTGTGCAAAGACACTCTGTCTCAGCCACAACAAAGCAGACTGAAACTACAGGTACTGGGCAGACATTGTCTCATGCCACTAAGAAACCTCAATGGGTAGATAACGAAGACAAAAGGTCAGATACATTTCTGTTCCAAAATAATAACTCAAAAGATCAGATAGCGGAGTATGCAAAACAAGATGATTGTACGGGGACTGTGCAAAGACACTCTGTCTCAGCCACAACAAAGCAGACTGAAACTACAGGTACTGGGCAGACATTGTCTTATGCCACTAAGAAACCTCAAAAGGTAGACAACGAAGACAAAAGGTCAGATGCATTTCTGGTCCAAAATAATACCTCAAATGATCGGAAAACCGACTATGCAAAACAAGATTATTCTACTGGGACCGTGCAAAGACACTCTGTCTCAGCCACAGCAAAGCAGAGTGAAAATACAGGTACTGGGCAGACATTGTCTCAGGCCACTAAGAAACCTCAAAAGGTAGACAATGAAGACAAAAGGTCAGATGAATTTCTGATTCAAAATACTATTACAAAAGATCAGAAAATCGACTCTGCAAAACAAGATTATTGTGTGGGGACTGTGCAAAGACGCTCTGTTTCTGCCAAAACCAAGCAGAGTGAAACTACAAGTACTGGGCAGACATTATCTCATGCCACTAAGAAACCTTATAAGGTAGACAATGAAGACAAAAGGTCAGATACATTTCTGGTCCAAAATATTATCACAAAAGATCAGAACATTGAGTATGCAAAACAAAATGATTGTACGGGGACTGTGCAAAGACAGTCTGTTTCAGCCAAAGATGCACAAGTCCTGCAAAACCTCATAAAGGGAGATTTGGAGGAGAAAAAGACAAAGCCAGACAAGAATCAAGCTGGATTTAACACACATAATGAAATTACAAACAGGATGAagatggtttcaaaaaatggGGCTAGCACACATGTTAACAATTATTTGGGAAAAGGGAGTATTATTGGGGAGGATGTGTGTGCTGTTGTAAAACGCGACCAGACTTCTTTTGAAGTTCCAAATATTCACTTAAAGGACATAAGATTGCCTACAAATAAAGTGTCATCAAAACAAGAACTTATCGAAGAccacaaaaagaaagaaagtcagaGGGAAACGAGGGAAGGTGTTGTGACTGAAAATATGGGTAATAAAGACTTTACAAAGCAAAGAAATTTACAAGTAAATAGCCTTATAGCTCAAAATATATGGATGGATAATATGAAAGAAACAGGTGAAAGGACCCCCAAACAAAAAGATTATTTAGGAAAAGAAATCACACCGCCTAAGAAGGATAGTCAGAGGCGAATGTCACCTCTTCTAAAACAGGAAGCAGTTCAGAAGCAAGAGAGAAAAAACAGTGATAAAATACAGAAAGAGGACTCTGGTATACTACGTCCAAGTGGACATTTAAACAATGATGGTAATTTGAAGGTTAATGAAAACAGAAGCAGCTTCAGAgagaagaaagagagaaataGTGAGACTATTACAGACCAGCATCAGTTAGGAAAAGGTATTTTGGAACCAAAAGGAAATGTAAGTTATGCTAGTCAGCAGGACAACAAGAGTGATGTTATACCATCCAAACCAGAGGCTGCACAGAAGAACAAGAAGGTAACTAGACCAGAAATATCAGCTTTAGCAGACTACGCTAGACTGAGAGTTATCTCAGTTGAGAATGATACAAAGGAGACTGATATACTACCCAAAATTGACTTTTACTACAGTCATGACCATTCAGTTAGAGGACTTCCCCAAAACGCACATGGAAATGTGTCTTTCTTGGACCCGGTTGGAGAATTTAAAGGAGAGGCTCATTCAGTTGAAAGGGAGAAAGGTAAAAATCCCAAACCATTGCAATTTCTACAAAGGGACAAAGAGACATTTTCACCACAAAATCGCTCCAATTCCAGCTTTTTTTCTGCTCAACCAAAACTGACAGATAAAGAATCAAACACCAAACCAAGTTTCATGGAAGAAACAAACAGGGAAGTACATCACAAAATTTCCCAGTCCAAGAATCTCCATGCTGAAAACCATTTAGCATTGCAAGCTGAAGCTAGAAGTGGTCATTTTAGATCAAGACAAGTCGATCATGAAAAGGCTACTGAAAATGTTCCTCATTCTGTAAGACAAAAATCCCCCTTGCCACTCCAAGCTGTTTCTGCTACAGTAAAAACAGAGCAGAACCCAATAAATACAATATCACCAGCTAGGGAGGAAACAGAAGAACTACAATATTACACCGTGAATGCTCTTGACAGTGATGTAAAGCTTAAAGAAACACCTAAACCACCTCAAGACACCTCAAGATCTGAACCGCCTTCAAGCCTTGACAAGATAACCCACAACAAAGATGGGGCTCATAAATCCGAAGAAGAGATAAATGAAGACAGATCTTTTTTGCAGAGTCTGTTAGAATATGGGAAAGTTCAAATGACAGGACCACGATCGAACTCTTCTTCTCCAGCTATGGGAAAACCCACTATGTTCAAAGTGAAGGACAATACCATCAGAACTTCATCTGTGACCAAAACGGTCAAGCCATGCTTTCACAGGTCCTTCTCAGATGATTTCAGTATGGGCTCTCCAATGGAACACCTTAGTGGTTCCGAAAAAGGAGACGAGGAACATATTCAACCTGTTAACTCTCCGGTCATACATGAACCAGCCACCGCCTCCCAATGGCTTTCGAAATCAAGAGAGACACGACCCCAAAACATTTTGCCCTCAGCAGAATTTGCAGCAAAACAACTAAAGAGCCACCAGAGAAGCCAAAATCTGGAGGATGAAGATACTCGATGTGTGATGTCAGAAGATGTAGTTAATGTAAGGGCGCCCTACTCACCCAAGATTTTTAGAGAAATTCATAGAAACACCTACCAAAGGCCTGCCTCAGCCTGCTATGAAAGACCAGAGTCATCCTGTTACGAAAGGCCAGAGTCAGCTTGTAGCGATATCAGACCACTGGGTAAGCCGCCATCCGTGCCTcctaaaacagaaaaaggtcTTCGACGAGCGCAAAGGCTTACTACAAGACGTATGAAAAAGGCAGAGAACAAGACAACACCTGAAAATCAAGAACAGTTGGCGCCCGAACCTATCAGAAATGTCTCCACTGTCCCCTCATCGTCATCACTGTCAAAACATCTACCAGTACAAGCCACGCCCCATCTTTCCCACTATAGCGCCGAGTCAAATTTTACAACACCTATGCACGGTATGGTGGCTCAACCTTTCACTATGACGCAAAGAAAGCTTTTGCAAGATCCAAACTCAGGGCAGTTTTTTATGGTGGACGTGCCGTTAGCAGTTAAGACAAAGACATTTTATGACCCAGAGACAGGGAAATACGTTCAGCTCAATATCCGCCCAAGGTCCCAGAGCGCCCACTCGCACCCAACGCCCGTAGAGGTGTTGAACGGTCCGTACATGTTGTATCCTGGATTTCTGCCAGTGCCTGCCTCTTCATTACCATCAATAAGGCCGTCATCCCAGCTGTCAGCACCAACTACAGTAACCGGTGACCAGTTTGACCCAGGTACTGATGTATGGAAACAGACTCAGCAAAAATACAGCATAAATTCAAGGGGACAGCCTGAATCTGCCTACAGGTCTTATGAGCACATTCGTGATCCGTCTTTGAATGCGCAAAACAACTTCGGTGGTAGTGAAAGACGTACCGATATTATAACTATGAGTGAATTAGAAGACTTTGCAATGGAGAGCGCGTGA